Proteins from a genomic interval of Sphingopyxis sp. QXT-31:
- the rplQ gene encoding 50S ribosomal protein L17 — protein MRHKSGGRKLQRTSAHRTAMFRNMSASLIKHEQITTTVAKAKELRPYVEKLVTLAKRGGLANRRLAQSRLLDETQLKKLFDAIAARYADRAGGYTRVIKAGIRASDAAPMAIIEFVDRDIDAKGQDSGPVDQYDDEMEAA, from the coding sequence ATGCGTCATAAATCGGGTGGCCGGAAGCTGCAGCGCACCAGCGCGCATCGTACCGCGATGTTCCGCAACATGTCGGCCTCGCTCATCAAGCATGAGCAGATCACGACCACCGTCGCCAAGGCGAAGGAACTGCGTCCTTACGTCGAAAAGCTGGTCACGCTCGCCAAGCGCGGCGGCCTTGCCAATCGCCGTCTCGCGCAGAGCCGCCTGCTCGACGAAACCCAGCTGAAGAAGCTGTTCGACGCCATCGCGGCACGCTACGCCGACCGCGCCGGCGGCTACACCCGCGTGATCAAGGCCGGCATCCGCGCCTCGGACGCCGCGCCGATGGCGATCATCGAATTCGTCGACCGCGACATCGACGCCAAGGGCCAGGATTCGGGTCCGGTCGATCAGTATGACGACGAGATGGAAGCCGCGTAA
- a CDS encoding terminase large subunit domain-containing protein, with amino-acid sequence MGGGDLRARLMRAGAAGRARLVDRLSEAERGFLAGDFTLYRHGGQAVPGGAWRNWVLMAGRGFGKTRVGAEWIWSLVRAAREPLHIALVGATIDEARRVMVDGPSGILAVQQPGEAVHWQAARGLLRFRGGSRAQLFSGAHGEGLRGPEHHFAWCDELAKWKQGEAAWHNLQLGLRAGETPQCLVTTTPQPSRAMKMVLATPGTVVSGGGTHDNPHLPEAYRAAMAAQYGGTRLARQELDGVMLSDVQGSLWGEALIARCRLPARAAHYDRVAIGVDPPASARGTCGIVVAGVVGGGGGGGIAHVIADRSVGGVSPEGWARTVVRAAADFGADRIVAEGNQGGDMIRSVLRAANPLLPLTIRYAAQSKGARAEPVAALFENGRAFFVGGGFPELEEQLAGMVAGGGYEGPGASPDRADAMVWALYELMLTAASAPAVRRLD; translated from the coding sequence ATGGGCGGCGGCGATCTGCGCGCGCGCCTGATGCGCGCGGGGGCGGCGGGGCGGGCGCGGCTGGTCGATCGTCTGTCGGAGGCCGAGCGCGGCTTTCTGGCCGGGGATTTCACGCTGTATCGCCATGGCGGGCAGGCGGTGCCCGGCGGTGCGTGGCGCAACTGGGTGCTGATGGCGGGGCGCGGGTTCGGCAAGACGCGGGTCGGCGCCGAATGGATCTGGTCGCTGGTCCGCGCGGCGCGCGAACCGCTGCACATCGCGCTGGTCGGCGCGACGATCGACGAGGCGCGGCGGGTGATGGTCGACGGGCCGAGCGGCATCCTGGCGGTGCAGCAGCCGGGCGAGGCGGTGCATTGGCAGGCGGCGCGCGGGCTGCTGCGCTTTCGCGGCGGTTCGCGGGCGCAGCTGTTTTCCGGCGCGCATGGCGAGGGGCTGCGCGGGCCCGAACATCATTTTGCGTGGTGCGACGAGCTGGCGAAATGGAAGCAGGGCGAGGCGGCGTGGCACAATCTGCAGCTGGGCCTGCGCGCGGGCGAGACGCCGCAATGCCTGGTCACCACGACGCCGCAGCCGTCGCGGGCGATGAAGATGGTGCTGGCAACGCCCGGCACCGTGGTTTCGGGCGGCGGGACGCACGACAATCCGCATCTGCCCGAAGCCTATCGGGCGGCAATGGCGGCGCAATATGGCGGAACGCGGCTGGCGCGGCAGGAACTGGACGGCGTGATGCTGAGCGATGTGCAGGGAAGCCTGTGGGGCGAGGCGCTGATCGCGCGGTGCCGGCTGCCCGCCCGCGCGGCGCATTATGACCGGGTCGCGATCGGGGTCGACCCGCCGGCTTCGGCGCGCGGAACGTGCGGCATCGTGGTGGCGGGAGTGGTGGGTGGCGGCGGCGGCGGCGGAATCGCGCATGTGATCGCCGACCGGTCGGTGGGCGGGGTGTCGCCCGAGGGCTGGGCGCGGACGGTAGTGCGCGCGGCGGCCGATTTCGGCGCCGACCGCATCGTCGCCGAGGGCAATCAGGGCGGCGACATGATCCGTTCGGTGCTGCGCGCCGCGAACCCGCTGCTGCCGTTGACGATCCGCTATGCCGCCCAGTCCAAGGGGGCGCGCGCCGAGCCGGTCGCGGCGCTGTTCGAGAACGGCCGGGCGTTTTTCGTCGGCGGCGGCTTTCCCGAACTGGAGGAGCAATTGGCGGGGATGGTCGCGGGGGGCGGCTATGAGGGGCCGGGCGCCTCGCCCGACCGCGCCGATGCGATGGTGTGGGCGCTTTACGAGCTGATGCTGACGGCGGCGAGCGCGCCCGCGGTGCGGCGGCTGGATTAG